In bacterium YEK0313, one genomic interval encodes:
- a CDS encoding Methyladenine glycosylase, which translates to MIAFDKIKARAEARKGGPEALKALMPPVAPQAALAALSDDRVLAEMTKRIFCAGFVWRVIDTKWPGFEEAFLGFEPKPLLFQPDDFWHDRARDPRIVKHPMKIRSVRENAAFVSDIAAEHGSFGKFLAAWPADDQAGLMDFIGKRGSRLGGRTGQYFLRFIGFDGFITARDTVAALRDGGLEVAAEPTSKGDIRKIQEVFNGWARTTGLPRVHLSRICAMSIGENYDAETLMRNGGADE; encoded by the coding sequence GTGATCGCATTCGACAAGATCAAGGCGCGCGCCGAAGCGCGCAAAGGTGGTCCGGAGGCCTTGAAGGCGCTGATGCCGCCGGTGGCGCCGCAGGCGGCGCTCGCCGCGCTCAGCGACGATCGCGTTCTGGCGGAGATGACCAAGCGGATCTTCTGCGCCGGCTTCGTCTGGCGCGTCATCGACACCAAATGGCCGGGCTTCGAGGAGGCCTTTCTCGGTTTCGAGCCGAAGCCGCTTCTGTTCCAGCCCGATGACTTCTGGCACGACCGGGCACGCGACCCGCGCATCGTCAAGCATCCCATGAAGATCAGGAGCGTGCGCGAGAACGCGGCCTTCGTCAGCGACATTGCCGCCGAGCACGGCTCCTTCGGCAAGTTCCTCGCCGCCTGGCCGGCCGACGACCAGGCCGGGCTGATGGATTTCATCGGCAAGCGCGGCTCGCGCCTCGGCGGCCGGACGGGCCAATACTTCCTGCGCTTCATCGGCTTCGACGGCTTCATCACCGCGCGGGACACGGTGGCGGCGCTGCGCGATGGCGGCCTCGAGGTGGCGGCCGAGCCGACCTCCAAGGGCGACATCCGGAAGATCCAGGAGGTGTTCAACGGCTGGGCCAGGACGACCGGCCTGCCGCGGGTGCACCTCTCGCGCATCTGCGCCATGTCGATCGGCGAGAACTATGACGCCGAAACGCTGATGCGCAATGGCGGGGCCGACGAGTGA
- the ruvA gene encoding Holliday junction ATP-dependent DNA helicase RuvA → MIGKLKGTIDSYGPDWVIVDVHGVGYVVHCSSRTLQALPAAGEAAVLSIETMVREDMIRLYGFANDLEREWFRLLLAVQGVGAKVALSVLSALKASDLASAIAMRDKAAIARANGVGPKVAERIITELKDKAPGFTDVDPALARLAGDVDDNKAPAPVRDAISALTNLGYGQPQAAAAIAAAAGKAGEGANTQTLIRMGLKELSA, encoded by the coding sequence ATGATCGGCAAGCTGAAGGGCACCATCGACAGCTATGGTCCCGACTGGGTGATCGTCGACGTCCATGGCGTCGGCTACGTCGTGCATTGCTCGTCGCGCACGCTGCAGGCGCTGCCGGCGGCGGGCGAGGCGGCCGTCCTGTCGATCGAAACCATGGTCCGCGAGGACATGATCCGGCTCTACGGCTTCGCCAACGACCTCGAGCGCGAGTGGTTCCGCCTGCTGCTCGCGGTCCAGGGCGTCGGCGCCAAGGTGGCGCTGTCGGTGCTCTCGGCGCTGAAGGCGAGCGACCTCGCTTCCGCCATCGCGATGCGCGACAAGGCGGCGATCGCCCGGGCCAACGGCGTCGGCCCGAAGGTCGCCGAGCGCATCATCACCGAGCTGAAGGACAAGGCGCCGGGCTTCACCGATGTCGACCCGGCCCTGGCGCGGCTGGCCGGCGACGTCGACGACAACAAGGCGCCGGCGCCCGTGCGCGATGCCATTTCCGCGCTCACCAATCTCGGCTACGGCCAGCCGCAGGCCGCCGCCGCCATCGCCGCCGCCGCCGGCAAGGCGGGGGAGGGGGCCAATACCCAGACGCTGATCCGCATGGGCCTGAAGGAACTGAGCGCGTGA
- a CDS encoding Flavin reductase like domain protein: protein MTAPPTIAIAAADLGAEASYRLLTGLVVPRPIAWVTTLGPGGRVNLAPFSHFTFVSPKPPMLAISVGQKAGVYKDTARNIMAHEEFVVHIADRPLIREVHESAVEHPPEVSEADLLGLAVTPGRDVAVPRLTIAPVAMECRLRHVMEFGETRSRLMVGEVLSFHLREGLLTDGKVETRKLDPICRLAGPNYATLGEIVTMAAIHQTSKS from the coding sequence ATGACCGCGCCCCCGACCATCGCGATCGCGGCGGCCGATCTCGGCGCCGAGGCAAGCTACCGGTTGCTGACCGGCCTCGTCGTGCCCCGGCCGATCGCCTGGGTCACCACGCTCGGCCCTGGCGGCAGGGTCAACCTCGCCCCGTTCAGCCACTTCACCTTCGTCTCGCCGAAACCGCCCATGCTGGCGATCAGCGTCGGACAGAAGGCCGGCGTCTACAAGGACACCGCGCGCAACATCATGGCGCACGAAGAGTTCGTCGTGCACATCGCCGACCGGCCGCTGATCCGCGAGGTACACGAGAGCGCCGTCGAGCATCCGCCCGAGGTGAGTGAGGCCGACCTGCTCGGTCTCGCCGTCACGCCCGGTCGCGACGTCGCCGTGCCGCGGCTGACGATCGCGCCCGTCGCCATGGAATGCCGGCTGCGCCACGTCATGGAATTCGGCGAGACGCGCAGCCGCCTGATGGTCGGCGAGGTTCTGTCCTTCCACTTGCGCGAGGGGCTGCTCACCGACGGCAAGGTCGAGACGCGCAAGCTCGACCCGATCTGCCGTCTGGCCGGGCCGAACTACGCGACCCTCGGCGAGATCGTCACCATGGCCGCCATTCACCAGACCTCGAAATCCTGA
- the ruvC gene encoding Crossover junction endodeoxyribonuclease RuvC has product MRGPDYDGAMSDTIRILGLDPGLRRTGWGVIDATGNRLSFVACGTVTSDAEGSLAERLAQLHRGLQDVVQRFAPHEAAVENTFVNKDATATLKLGQARGIAMVVPSLAGLAVAEYEPNKVKKSIVGAGHADKKQVEMMIGILLPKADPKTMDAVDALAIAITHAHHRGPVRRPA; this is encoded by the coding sequence GTGAGGGGGCCGGACTATGATGGCGCCATGTCCGACACGATTCGCATTCTCGGCCTCGATCCCGGCCTCCGCCGCACCGGCTGGGGCGTCATCGACGCCACCGGCAACCGCCTGAGCTTCGTCGCCTGCGGCACGGTGACATCCGATGCCGAGGGAAGCCTTGCCGAGCGCCTCGCCCAGCTCCATCGCGGCCTGCAGGACGTGGTGCAGCGCTTCGCGCCGCACGAGGCGGCGGTGGAGAACACTTTCGTCAACAAGGACGCGACCGCCACGCTGAAGCTCGGCCAGGCGCGCGGCATCGCCATGGTCGTGCCCTCGCTCGCCGGCCTGGCGGTGGCCGAATACGAGCCGAACAAGGTCAAGAAATCGATCGTCGGGGCCGGCCATGCCGACAAGAAGCAGGTGGAGATGATGATCGGCATCCTCCTGCCCAAGGCGGATCCGAAGACCATGGATGCGGTCGACGCGCTGGCGATTGCCATCACCCACGCCCATCATCGCGGGCCTGTGCGCCGCCCGGCTTGA
- the garL_2 gene encoding 5-keto-4-deoxy-D-glucarate aldolase has translation MAMDDVALWMAQPHFNFLEMAHLAGYRNLIVELEHGSFDLSTLDQFLALARAKGMRTIAKVVAPTAEAIQQALDFGADGVVIPHLLDVAHARAVTAAAKYPMLGTRSFAGGRVFGYGRPDSDALAAENRRTRCFALIETAESLADVEAIAALDTVDGLFPGPTDLALARGRGAYAFTPADRDDLARCARAARAAGKPWIMPAWTPAERAFAREEGAALMVVATQTMTIRQGMAATIAALGTEGILA, from the coding sequence ATGGCGATGGATGATGTCGCGCTGTGGATGGCGCAGCCGCATTTCAACTTTCTCGAAATGGCGCATCTTGCCGGCTATCGCAACCTGATCGTCGAGCTCGAACACGGCTCTTTCGACCTGTCGACGCTCGACCAGTTCCTGGCGCTCGCCCGGGCCAAGGGCATGCGGACGATCGCCAAGGTCGTCGCGCCGACGGCCGAGGCCATCCAGCAGGCGCTCGATTTCGGCGCCGACGGCGTCGTCATTCCCCATCTCCTGGATGTGGCCCATGCCCGCGCCGTCACCGCCGCGGCGAAATATCCGATGCTGGGCACGCGCAGCTTCGCCGGCGGCCGGGTGTTCGGCTATGGCCGGCCGGACAGTGACGCGCTAGCGGCGGAAAACCGCAGGACGCGCTGCTTCGCCCTGATCGAAACGGCCGAGAGCCTCGCCGATGTCGAAGCGATCGCCGCGCTCGACACGGTGGACGGACTGTTCCCCGGACCGACGGATCTTGCCCTTGCGCGGGGCCGCGGCGCCTATGCCTTTACCCCCGCGGACCGCGACGATCTCGCGCGCTGCGCGCGGGCGGCACGCGCCGCCGGCAAGCCATGGATCATGCCGGCCTGGACGCCGGCCGAACGCGCCTTCGCGCGCGAGGAGGGCGCCGCGCTGATGGTGGTCGCCACCCAGACCATGACGATCCGCCAGGGCATGGCGGCCACCATCGCGGCGCTCGGCACGGAGGGCATCCTCGCCTGA
- the iclR_4 gene encoding Acetate operon repressor, producing MAPTETPTTTESADDRRGTQSIHRAIGVLRVLAMAREAGYGLTEVANLTGLTRPTARRILFALIEEGLVEQKPQTRRYAVGEQIQLLALSRPRRSPLVDVAGPLLDVLGRSIGDTLFLTQRTGLDTVCVARRLGDYPVQVLPLGVGDRRPLGVSSSGLALLAAMSEEEALAILGQNAPRLASYGAGLDAAARWVGEARRLGYAVRDRGLVPGTRALSVVIRIGQGEAFAALTCAGIVKRMSQARMEQIADDLRRAAARIGETLAGQGPGRR from the coding sequence ATGGCCCCGACCGAAACGCCCACGACGACCGAGAGCGCCGACGACCGGCGCGGCACGCAGAGCATTCACCGGGCCATCGGGGTGCTGCGCGTCCTCGCCATGGCGCGCGAGGCGGGCTACGGCCTGACCGAGGTGGCGAACCTCACCGGACTGACGCGCCCGACCGCCCGGCGGATCCTCTTCGCCCTGATCGAGGAGGGCCTGGTCGAGCAGAAGCCGCAGACCCGGCGCTACGCGGTGGGCGAGCAGATCCAGCTGCTCGCCCTGTCGCGGCCGCGGCGCTCGCCGCTCGTCGATGTCGCCGGGCCGCTGCTCGATGTGCTCGGCCGCAGCATCGGCGACACGCTGTTCCTGACCCAGCGCACCGGCCTCGACACGGTCTGCGTGGCGCGCCGGCTCGGCGACTATCCGGTCCAGGTCCTGCCGCTCGGCGTCGGCGACCGGCGGCCGCTCGGCGTCAGCAGCTCCGGCCTCGCTTTGCTCGCGGCCATGAGCGAGGAGGAGGCACTTGCCATCCTCGGCCAGAACGCGCCGCGCCTTGCCAGCTACGGTGCCGGCCTCGATGCGGCGGCGCGCTGGGTCGGCGAGGCACGCCGCCTCGGCTATGCGGTGCGCGACCGCGGTCTCGTGCCCGGCACGCGCGCTCTCTCGGTGGTCATCCGGATCGGCCAGGGCGAGGCCTTCGCGGCCCTGACCTGCGCCGGCATCGTCAAGCGCATGTCGCAGGCGCGCATGGAGCAGATCGCCGACGACCTGCGGCGGGCGGCGGCCCGCATCGGCGAAACGCTGGCCGGACAGGGGCCGGGACGGCGGTGA
- the tesE_2 gene encoding 2-hydroxyhexa-2,4-dienoate hydratase, producing the protein MLSNDEITAAAHGLDEAERSGIQMRQLSLAHPGLTIDDAYRVQSAWIDLKLGAGRRIRGRKIGLTSKAMQSAVNIGEPDYGVLLDDMFWQDGGVVATDRFVQLRAEAELAFVLKQRIAGPDCTLFDVLNATDYVVPAIEILDARIERVDRATGATRKVVDTIADNAANCGIVIGGRPFRPDTTDLRWVSVILSRNGQVEETGVAAGVLNNPANGIVWLANRLSRHGIALEPGQVILSGSFVRPVDCRKGDTLQADYGPFGTVSCHFA; encoded by the coding sequence ATGCTGTCGAACGACGAAATCACGGCCGCCGCCCACGGCCTCGACGAGGCCGAGCGCTCGGGCATCCAGATGCGCCAGCTGAGCCTTGCTCATCCCGGCCTGACCATCGACGACGCCTATCGGGTACAGAGCGCCTGGATCGACCTGAAGCTCGGCGCGGGCCGGCGCATCAGGGGCCGCAAGATCGGCCTCACCTCCAAGGCGATGCAGAGCGCGGTCAATATCGGCGAGCCCGACTATGGCGTGCTGCTCGACGACATGTTCTGGCAGGACGGCGGGGTCGTCGCCACCGACCGGTTCGTGCAGCTGCGCGCCGAGGCCGAGCTCGCCTTCGTGCTGAAGCAGCGCATTGCAGGCCCCGACTGCACGCTCTTCGACGTGCTCAACGCGACCGACTATGTGGTGCCGGCCATCGAGATCCTCGACGCGCGCATCGAGCGGGTCGACCGCGCGACCGGCGCGACACGCAAGGTGGTCGACACGATCGCCGACAATGCCGCCAATTGCGGCATCGTCATCGGCGGGCGGCCGTTCCGGCCCGACACGACAGACCTGCGCTGGGTCTCGGTGATCCTCTCGCGCAACGGCCAGGTGGAGGAAACCGGGGTTGCCGCCGGCGTGCTCAACAACCCCGCCAACGGCATCGTCTGGCTCGCCAACCGCCTGAGCCGGCACGGCATCGCGCTGGAGCCCGGCCAGGTGATCCTGTCCGGCTCCTTCGTGCGGCCGGTGGATTGCCGGAAGGGCGACACGCTGCAGGCCGACTACGGCCCGTTCGGCACCGTTTCCTGCCATTTCGCCTGA
- a CDS encoding Ureidoglycolate lyase: MKLASYRHGGADRFGAVVGTGIVDLGARLKDFATLRDAIAAGAAARLRAVAETASADHALAEVELQIPVTAPEKIWCIGVNYADRNAEYKDGSQPQSYPSLFCRTPSSLVGHGVPLERPKVSRQLDYEGEIVMVIGRGGRHIRREDALGHIFGFSLCNEGSVRDWLHHAKFNVTQGKNFDRSGSIGPWIVTSDEFDLAKPLELTTRVNGEIRQHDNTGRLMFPFDALIAYLSTFATLKPGDMIVTGTPTGAGVRFDPPRWLVPGDVVEVEVPGIGTLRNGVVDEA, translated from the coding sequence ATGAAGCTTGCGAGCTACCGGCATGGCGGCGCCGACCGCTTCGGCGCTGTGGTCGGGACCGGCATCGTCGATCTCGGCGCACGGCTGAAGGATTTCGCCACCCTGAGGGACGCGATCGCCGCTGGCGCCGCCGCACGCCTGCGCGCGGTCGCGGAGACGGCCTCGGCCGATCACGCGCTGGCCGAGGTCGAGCTGCAGATCCCGGTCACGGCGCCGGAAAAGATCTGGTGCATCGGCGTCAACTATGCCGACCGCAATGCCGAATATAAGGACGGCTCGCAGCCGCAGAGCTATCCGAGCCTGTTCTGCCGCACCCCGTCCTCCCTTGTCGGCCATGGCGTCCCGCTCGAGCGCCCGAAAGTGTCGCGCCAGCTCGACTACGAGGGCGAGATCGTCATGGTGATCGGCCGCGGCGGCCGGCACATCCGGCGCGAGGACGCGCTCGGCCATATCTTCGGCTTCAGCCTGTGCAACGAGGGCAGCGTGCGCGACTGGCTGCACCACGCCAAGTTCAACGTCACCCAGGGCAAGAATTTCGACCGCTCCGGCTCGATCGGCCCCTGGATCGTGACATCCGACGAATTCGACCTCGCAAAGCCGCTCGAACTGACGACCCGGGTCAATGGCGAAATCCGCCAGCACGACAATACCGGCCGCCTGATGTTCCCGTTCGACGCTCTCATCGCCTACCTCTCGACCTTCGCCACCCTGAAGCCCGGCGACATGATCGTGACCGGCACGCCGACCGGCGCCGGTGTCCGCTTCGACCCGCCGCGATGGCTCGTTCCCGGCGACGTCGTCGAAGTCGAGGTGCCGGGCATCGGCACGCTCCGCAACGGCGTCGTCGACGAAGCCTGA
- a CDS encoding 4-sulfomuconolactone hydrolase, with product MPTYLPFDPAPRPPRRPLPALACDSQFHVLGPADRYPIRPGAVYEMPTATIETALKLHRTLGVSRGVIVQPTTYGGDHRVTLDGLKLAGPNYRGCANAAVFTERDEAYLAELDKAGVKGARFTRQGLGIAFDRRAFDRTIGLVRELGWYVKIQPEVEGVIGNIADFETLDLPILIDHMGRPDPTLGRADPSLAKVLDLLARGNVWVMLSLTEKISRAGAPWHDVVPVVRALVEAAPDRIVWGSDWPHPVSTRQPPNEGALLDFLFDATLDAAERQAILVDNPARLFGFGA from the coding sequence ATGCCCACCTACCTGCCTTTCGACCCGGCGCCCCGGCCGCCGCGACGGCCGCTGCCGGCGCTCGCCTGCGACAGCCAGTTCCATGTTCTCGGCCCGGCCGACCGCTATCCGATCCGGCCCGGCGCGGTCTACGAAATGCCCACCGCCACCATCGAGACCGCGCTGAAGCTGCATCGCACGCTCGGCGTCAGCCGCGGCGTCATCGTCCAGCCGACCACCTATGGCGGCGATCACCGCGTCACGCTCGACGGGCTGAAGCTGGCCGGCCCGAACTATCGCGGCTGCGCCAATGCGGCGGTCTTCACCGAGCGCGACGAAGCCTATCTCGCCGAGCTCGACAAGGCCGGCGTGAAGGGCGCGCGCTTCACCCGCCAGGGCCTCGGCATCGCCTTCGACAGGCGCGCCTTCGATCGCACGATCGGGCTCGTCCGCGAGCTCGGCTGGTACGTCAAGATCCAGCCCGAGGTCGAAGGCGTCATCGGCAATATCGCCGATTTCGAGACGCTCGACCTGCCGATCCTGATCGACCATATGGGCCGGCCCGACCCCACCCTCGGCCGCGCCGATCCGAGCCTTGCCAAGGTCCTGGACCTGCTCGCGCGCGGCAATGTCTGGGTGATGCTGTCGCTGACCGAGAAGATCTCGCGCGCCGGCGCGCCCTGGCACGACGTCGTGCCGGTCGTCCGGGCGCTCGTCGAAGCCGCGCCTGACCGCATCGTCTGGGGCAGCGACTGGCCGCACCCGGTCTCCACCCGCCAGCCGCCGAACGAGGGCGCGCTGCTCGACTTCCTGTTCGACGCGACGCTCGACGCGGCCGAGCGCCAGGCGATCCTGGTCGACAATCCCGCCCGGCTCTTCGGCTTCGGCGCCTGA
- the ridA gene encoding Enamine/imine deaminase, giving the protein MTRRQSIYVDGFGHKNPVPAACRLGTIVTSGIIYGLDPATGRPAPTLDEQCALMFAHIRAVMAAAGGSTDDIIKLTIWMADRSQREAVNREWLAMFPDPATRPARQAMAAELDGGKLVQCDFMAVLPA; this is encoded by the coding sequence GTGACCAGGCGCCAGAGCATCTATGTCGACGGCTTCGGCCACAAGAACCCGGTCCCCGCCGCCTGCCGGCTGGGCACCATCGTGACGTCGGGCATCATCTACGGCCTCGACCCGGCGACCGGCCGGCCGGCGCCGACGCTCGATGAACAATGCGCCTTGATGTTCGCGCACATCAGGGCGGTGATGGCGGCGGCCGGCGGCTCGACCGACGACATCATCAAGCTCACCATCTGGATGGCCGACCGCAGCCAGCGCGAGGCGGTCAACCGCGAATGGCTCGCCATGTTCCCGGATCCGGCGACACGGCCGGCACGCCAGGCCATGGCGGCCGAACTCGACGGCGGCAAGCTCGTCCAGTGCGACTTCATGGCGGTGCTGCCGGCATGA
- a CDS encoding Tripartite tricarboxylate transporter family receptor: MWRMASTALLAAAFATGLAPGPAAAQASAPSQAWPNRAVRLIVPYAAGGNVDVAARILAEKLQQELGQPFVIENKPGAGGLIGSETVARAEPDGYTLLIGANGPILFAPEMGTRRAYEWRRDFIPVSTVTLTPLVLQVHPDLPAKSMAEFLALARTRQPPLTMASPGPGTTNHLMSELMQSKLGVTWMTVQYRGNAPATNDLVGGHVQFNLDQLSVALPFLKDNRTRALAVTGPQRLAELPDVPTFTELGYGEIDGQTFTGLMAPAATPEPVIRRLHETVIRILNDAQVKARFAELGAQSAPMGRDAFRAYLEREDQTWIPLIRRLDIRSQ, from the coding sequence ATGTGGAGAATGGCTTCGACCGCCCTGCTGGCGGCAGCGTTCGCAACCGGCCTCGCGCCCGGCCCGGCGGCGGCCCAGGCGTCGGCCCCGTCACAAGCCTGGCCGAACCGGGCCGTGCGGCTGATCGTGCCCTATGCCGCCGGCGGCAATGTCGACGTCGCCGCGCGCATTCTCGCCGAGAAGCTGCAGCAGGAGCTCGGCCAGCCCTTCGTCATCGAGAACAAGCCGGGCGCCGGCGGGCTCATCGGCAGCGAGACGGTCGCCCGCGCCGAACCCGACGGCTACACGCTCCTGATCGGCGCCAACGGGCCGATCCTGTTCGCGCCCGAAATGGGCACGCGCCGGGCCTATGAATGGCGCCGCGACTTCATTCCGGTCAGCACGGTGACGCTGACCCCGCTCGTCCTGCAGGTGCATCCCGACCTGCCGGCCAAGTCCATGGCCGAATTTCTCGCGCTGGCGCGCACCCGCCAGCCACCGCTCACCATGGCCTCGCCCGGTCCCGGCACCACCAACCACCTGATGTCGGAGCTGATGCAGTCGAAGCTCGGCGTGACCTGGATGACCGTGCAGTATCGCGGCAACGCCCCGGCGACCAACGACCTCGTCGGCGGCCATGTCCAGTTCAACCTCGACCAGCTGTCGGTGGCCCTGCCGTTCCTGAAGGACAACCGCACGCGCGCCCTTGCCGTGACCGGTCCGCAGCGCCTCGCCGAGCTGCCCGACGTGCCGACCTTCACCGAGCTCGGCTACGGCGAGATCGACGGCCAGACCTTCACCGGCCTGATGGCGCCGGCGGCGACGCCCGAGCCGGTGATCCGCCGCCTGCACGAGACGGTGATCCGCATTCTCAACGACGCCCAGGTCAAGGCGCGCTTCGCCGAGCTCGGCGCGCAGTCGGCGCCGATGGGCCGGGACGCGTTCCGCGCCTATCTGGAGCGCGAGGACCAGACCTGGATCCCGCTGATCCGTCGCCTCGACATCCGCTCGCAATAG
- the oxyR_5 gene encoding Hydrogen peroxide-inducible genes activator: MNIRFLETAIRLAELRNFRATAERLNITAAAISNRIAAMEQELGFKLFERDSREVSTTRQGAIFVDEARDIVARYTALIERLDPSQAVRGSVRLGLPPSMAIALLPRISATLKAQFPDIRFTVVTDAGAVLRRKLEAGELDIAFVVTPSDAGMFRVVDLCTLGMAWVASPDLLRHDLGEVLTPEDLAGYPIISYEAGSLNDVRLVDYFAGHGAEEPVLHRSNSLATTVGMAVAGIGITVLPPVTVQRELAEGSLCLLTVTPVFPPTSYAALYLPTAGTRLAQLVAAVAVDAAAAFCRGFDDALARRP, translated from the coding sequence ATGAACATCCGCTTTCTTGAAACCGCCATCCGGCTCGCCGAGCTGCGCAACTTCCGGGCGACCGCCGAACGCCTGAACATCACCGCGGCGGCGATCTCCAACCGTATCGCGGCGATGGAGCAGGAGCTCGGCTTCAAGCTGTTCGAGCGCGACAGCCGCGAGGTCAGCACGACCCGGCAAGGGGCGATCTTTGTCGATGAGGCGCGCGACATCGTGGCCCGCTACACGGCGCTGATCGAGCGGCTGGATCCGTCGCAGGCCGTCAGGGGTTCGGTGCGGCTCGGCCTGCCGCCAAGCATGGCGATCGCGCTGCTGCCGCGAATCTCCGCGACGCTGAAGGCGCAGTTTCCCGACATCCGCTTCACCGTGGTGACCGATGCCGGTGCCGTGCTGCGGCGCAAGCTGGAAGCCGGCGAGCTCGACATCGCCTTCGTCGTGACGCCGTCAGACGCCGGCATGTTCCGCGTCGTCGACCTCTGCACGCTCGGCATGGCCTGGGTGGCGAGCCCTGATCTCCTGCGCCACGACCTCGGCGAGGTGCTTACTCCGGAGGATCTGGCAGGCTATCCGATCATCTCCTACGAGGCGGGCAGCCTGAACGATGTCAGGTTGGTCGACTATTTCGCCGGGCACGGGGCCGAGGAGCCTGTCCTGCACCGTTCGAACTCGCTGGCGACGACGGTGGGCATGGCCGTTGCCGGCATCGGCATCACGGTGCTGCCACCGGTCACGGTGCAGCGCGAGCTTGCCGAGGGCTCGCTGTGCCTGCTGACCGTGACGCCGGTTTTCCCGCCGACCTCCTATGCGGCGCTCTATCTGCCGACGGCCGGGACGCGCCTGGCCCAGCTCGTCGCCGCCGTCGCCGTGGATGCCGCGGCGGCCTTCTGCCGCGGCTTCGACGATGCGCTGGCGCGCCGGCCTTGA